Below is a window of Salvelinus fontinalis isolate EN_2023a chromosome 31, ASM2944872v1, whole genome shotgun sequence DNA.
tgaagaggcaactccgggatgctgacctagtcggctcgggaatTCGAACCAGTGCCATGTGATAACCTTCCAgacggacaaccatctctgcagcactccaccaatcaggtctttatggttgagtggccagacggaagccactcctcagtaaaaggcacatgacagcccgcttggagtttgccaagaggcacctaaaggactctcagaccatgagaaacaagattctctggtctgctgaaaacaagattgaactcgttggcctgaatgccaagtgtcatgtctagaagaaacctggcgccatccctacggtgaagcatggcggtggcagcatcatgctgtgcggatgtttgcgctcaggacctcagagtgGGGCTGAGGTCTTCAAGTCTCTTGAAGAGAGACCTGGAATAGATGTCtaacaacgctccccatccaacctgacagagcttgagaggatctgcagagaagaatgggagaaactccccaaataccagtgtgccaagcttatagcgtcatatcTAAGACTCAAGCCtgaaattgctgccaaaggtgcttcaaagaagTACAGAGGAAAGgctttgaatacttatgtaaatgtaatatcagTTTTTTTATATAATTAGCAAACATTTGTAAACCTgtttagtataaggctgtaacgtaacaatgtgaaaagtcaaggggtgtgaatactttccgaatgcactgtaaattatGAACGTCCTTTGTCAAGTATGACTTTTTACATATATAAGTTGGATAGTGTCCTGTTCGCACAGTTGAATAAATAGTATATAATAGAACAGCAGTGTTgactgtgtgagtatgtgtgtgtaaggGTTGTATGTGTATGAGAGTCAGTGCATATAGTCTGTAAAGTGTGGATAGTCTCTGAGGTACAAATAATCTCTCAGGAGCAGGTCTGAGCAGGTAGACGGCAAgggttagctgttcagcagtctgattgcCTGGTGGTTGAAGCTGTCTCAGGACCTTTTGCCCTGAGACCCGATGTTCCGATACCGTTTGCAAGATGGTAACAGTGAAGGGGGATGAGGGGGATGAATCAATCTGAATCAATAGATCAATATTTTTAGACACCTTTTTGTCTGACTCtatcctcatctctctttctcagcGAGTCCGTGAGGATGGGAGGAGCCGTGAGTGCGGGGGAGGATAACGATGAGTTGATTGACAACCTGAAGGAGGCTCAGTACATCCGCTCGGACCTGGTGGAGCAGGCCTTTAGGGCCATAGACAGGGCCGACTACTATCTGGAAGAGTTCAGAGACAGTGCCTACAAGGACCTGGCCTGGAGGCACGGCAACATCCACCTCTCAGCACCCTGCATCTACTCCGAGGTGATGGAGGCCTTGGATCTCCAGCCTGGCCTGTCCTTCCTCAATCTGGGCAGTGGTACGGGCTACCTCAGCACTATGGTGGGACTCATACTGGGTGAGTCAGGATGGCACAAACCTCACCTGGCCAGGTGaaacaaaataaaacaattttATAAGGGCAAGAGTGGCTTAAAAATCATTTTTACCATTGCTTTACATAACAAAATGGAAAATAAGATGGAAAGTGAAAATGTACTCACACCTTGTTTCTCCCCTTTACTGTAGGTCCATTTGGAGTGAACCATGGGGTGGAGCTGCACCAAGATGTCATTGAGTATGCATACCAGAAACTGGAGTTTTTCATCAAGACCAGCGACAGCTTCGACAGGTAGGAGTTTCATGATGAAAATGACAATGTAGGAATTATACCAGAGTTATGAGCTATCAGGAGAATGCAGTTAATTGGCATTATACCAGAGTTATAGGAGCTATCAAGAGAATCCAGTTAAATGGCTATAACTCTGTTTTAATGCCATTTAACTGGATTATCCTGATAGCTTCTATAACTCTGGCATATCAGGAGAATCCAGTTAAATGGCATTATACCAGAGTTATAGAAGCTATCAGGAGGATCCAGTTAAACATAATTATTCTGTAACAAGCTAGTAAGATAACATACTGCAGTTATGGTGGGTAGGCTGATTCTCTGATGAAACTGTGTCGGGAGTGCTACAGGTATCCAAGAAACATCAGACGTGGCTCTGGAATGGGGGAAtcataggggtgtgtgtgtgtgtgtgtgtgtgtgtgtgtgtgtgtgtgtgtgtgtgtgtgtgtgtgtaggtttgaGTTCTGTGAGCCCTGCTTCGTGATGGGGAACTGTCTGGAGATAGCCCCAGAGAGTGGTCAGTATGACAGGGTGTATTGTGGAGCTGGGGTGCAGCAGGAGCAGGAAGACTACATGAAGAACCTGCTCAAAGTGGAGGGAATCCTAGTGCtgccattggaggagaaggtcagcgCTCGCACATGAACACCCCCAATGGTGGCTGCTGAGggaaggacggctcataataatgtctgaaaTGGAGCGAAtaaaatggtatcaaacacatggaactccactccagccattaacacgagcccgtcctctccagttaaggtgccaccaacctcctgtgacccacacacagagacaaaatgTGAAGTGAAACAGAATGGTGAACGTAGCAATCCGGATGGTTTCACAAGACTAAATTGTGACTGTAAAGACATGGCCACTTTTAAAACCAGAATAAACTTAGATAAACTCCCCTCTTAACCCAGTGCTATTTCTAGCACTTTGATATATTCTGGTGTCTTGTGGTGTCATCTTCCCTGTTATACAACTCCGTTGTAGACTTTGTTGTCTCATCTTTCTTGGTCCCGCTCCTAGAAATTGTTTGTATACCTTCTATACACATTGAGACATTTTGACACTCATTTCCTTTGTGTGTAGCTAATGCTCTGTGCTCCACTTGTGACTTGGGTTTAGAGAAAGATctgtatataaatacatatttctTAACTACTGCTTACTACAAAAAAACCTCCAGTACACAAACATATTAttgcccttcctctctccttagtTGACCAAGATCACTCGAACAGGCTACAACAGCTGGGAGACCAAAAACATCATTGCTGTGTCCTTTGCCCCACTGGTGTTGCCCAAACACAGAGATAACAGTAAACCCAAAGCAGTGCCTTTACGTAAGTACTGTACTAGCACATCTGTCTATGTAACAGAGGTCGTTTTCCAAGTGAGCCTTtgtgtgatgagtaaccctatCGGAGATCTGGGCCGGTATTcgcaaagcatctcagagtaggtgcATATCTAGGATAAATTTGGCCTTTTAGATTATAATAAATGACAGGGGGggacctgattctagatcagctaTCCTACTCTGAGGCTTTGTGAAAACAGGCCCTGGAGACTCAGAACCACTGGGGGAGGTGACAGTTGTTGAACACTATGTTGTCTCAAATGCATGTTGGACTAGTTACAAAATGGGAAGGCAGAACTTCCATCACTTACTATGTGGGAGAGTGTGAAATGGTTTCCTCTTGTCATTTGTGTGTACCTCCTCAGCGACCATGTTTGAGGTGCGGACTCTGCAGGACTTGGCTCGCATCTCTATCCGTCTGACGTTAAAGAAGACAGTGGCGGGGCCAGGGCTGTTGCCCAGGAGGAGGTTGGCCCACAACGGGGAGCAGCTCCGGCGGGCCCAACACAGTGGCTCCACCCTGCTTTCCAACCGCTACGTATTCATGAGCCGCCTCATCCCTGGGCCGATGGACGACAACAACCGCTCAGAcacagaagaggaggaagaagaggggaaCTGCAGGATTCTAGGAGaacctgaggaagaggaggagcaggaggaagagggggaggaaagtAGGGAGGGCGGTGCCCTTCTACATGAGGCTCCAGTGAACCTGCTAAGAGAAAGGATCCTGGGCCTGCCGCTCCCTGAGCCTCTGAAGATGTACATGCTCCACtacagagagaagtagagagggacaggagacaAGAAGCTGTGCTCCCATTCTCTAACTTGTTACCATCCCTATGCTCTTGACTCCCCTTTATGTATACAAAAGTAATTCATGTGTAAGGAATAGGCTGATAACTCCACGGGAATGGCTAAAATGAGTTCCCATCCGAATTCAAACTGTAAGCCCTAGAAACTTCATGTTGAAGTGAATAACTAGAAGAATTGGATAAGTAGAAGCAATATGGTAATAGCTCCATCTCCCCCTTCCCCGATAGCCTAGGTACACCTATCTAATCTACAGAGGTGCTTAAGGGGTAGAGGTCGAGGTTGGAAAAACAAGGATTTAGGGTTTGGGAGCTTCCTTAGGGTCACCCCTACCCCCAGAAgccctcaccaccaccagcagCCCCCTAGGACTATTCCAACAACCCCTCTGAACACTAGACTCATCTCACTCAATGCCCCACCCATGAACTTTATCTCCCCCTCTTTTGGGGTATCTTGTCTCGTGCCTGACACTGGCACCCAGTCTCGAAGACCTTCTTTCCACCCTCTTTGAAttttgtaaatgtgatttttctgaGAATGATGATTTTGACTGTGACTGAACAATTCAGGGGAGCTTTTGAGATCAACTTACAAGAACTGAAAGCCCCAAATGGTGTGGAAATATTTGCTCATTCTGTGTTCACATCTGTAAGATCTTCTCGTATCTTACTGTGTTCTGCATTGAATATACTTGTTGAGAGCAGGGGTATGCAGCTGCAGACCATTTATGTTAAGGCAAATGTCAAGAGGGCTACAGGCATGAAACAAGTATATTAACACATTTTTACACAGTATAGCAAAGAAATTACCACATTGACAAACAGCATTACCCGAATTCACtctcattttgtgaattcttatTTCTTCAACATCAAATAATGGGAGACTGCAAATGCCTTTGGACTGTAAGAACACCTTTGGATTAGGAGTAGAAAGTGAGTGTGGGAAAGCTATTTACTATTAGGTTCTCAAAGCAGATCTGTAATTAAAGTAGTAAATAATGTACAGTGAGGTCCAAAGGTATTTGGACAGTGATAcattattttgtctctgtactccagcactttggatttaaaattgtacactatatatacaaaagtatgtggacaccccttcaaattagtgggtttgggtatttcagccacacccgttgctgacaggtgtagaaAAGCTCTCAGAACGGGCCCGCCGAGTACTGAAACAAGTAGCATATAAAAATCGtctcctcggttacaacactcagtaccgagttccaaactaccccaggaaacaacgtcagcacaataactgttcgttgggagcttcatgaaatgggtttccatggctgagcagccacacacaggCCTAAGCTAACCATGTGCaatcaagcgtcggctggagtggtgtgaagctcgccgccattggactctggagcagtggtacGCGTTCTCtaaagtgatgaatcacacttcaccatctggcagtccaactgacaaatctgggttggaaaatgccaggagaacgctacctgccccaatgcatagtgccaactgtaaagtttggtggaggaggaataacagtctggggctgtttttcatggttcgggctaggccccttagatccagtgaagggaaatcttaacgctacagcatacaatgacattttagacgattctgtgcttccaactttgtggcaacagtttggggaaggctctttcccgtatcagcatgacaatgccccaatgcacaaagcgagatccgtacagaaatggtttgtcgagatcggcgtGGAAGAGCCCTGACAACCCcaacgaacacctttgggatacattgaaacgccgactgcgagcaagccctaatcgcccaacctcattaatgttcttgtggctgaatggaagcaagcccccgcagcaacgttccaacatctagtagaaagccttcccagaatagtggaggctgttatagcagcaaaagtgGATCAACTCCACATTAACTCCCATGATTTtggatgagatgttcgacaagcaggtgtccacattcttTTGGTATGTAGTGTACATTGAGGTTAATGTGCGGGTTGTTGGCTTTAATTtgaaggtattttcatccatatcgggtgaacggTTGAGAAGTtaaagcactttttgtacatagtcccccccatTTTAGAGAACCAAAAGTATTAGGACATTCACTTGTGTATtaaacagtcaaaagtttagtatttggtcccatattcctagcacacaatgattacatcaagctgtGACTCAACAAATTTGTTGGCCTCATTTGCAGTGTTTTGGTTGTTTCAgtttattttgtgcccaataaatAATGTATCGTCATTTGAGTCACTTAGAGTAAAGAATATATTTTTCTGAACCCTTCTACATTGTGGATGCTACCATTGactacagataatcctgaatgagtgagaaagttagtgGCAAAAGatcataaccccaagacatgctgACCTCTCGCTATTTCTAATAacaggagaggttagcattttgTGTGGTGGGTGTATATTTATgcctaactttctcactcattcatGGGCACACAATGTGAAACCAAACAAGAGTGCAAATGCATCCAAAAAATAGTCACAAGCCTGAtatcattgcatgctaggaatatgggactaaatttttgactactttaatgaGTGAACTTTCCATGTTTGGTCCGCTAAAATGGGGGGGGCGGAGGGAAACATATGAACATAAAGTCCTGTAATTTCCAAACGGTTCACCCGACATGGATGAAATTACCCTAAAATTAAAGCTGGCAGTCTGCACTTGAACCTCAGTCACTGTATAATTTTAGTACAGAGCCGAAACAAGATatgtcactgtccaaatacatttGGACCTCACTGTGTGTATCCACCTGTGAAGGAATTTAAGCACTTATTTGTCTACATTGGAACCAGTGTGATGGACTGTGTGTGTTATGCTCCGATGCTGTTGAGGTATAAAAAGAAAAATCTAAAATGTTTTGTCTGATGTTCTCAGTGCCAAACCTATCCAGCACTCGACGGGTCCAAATGTGTCTTGCTGTTcagttctacatgtcaaattgttaaTCGAAGAAAAAAATAAATCATGTGTATTTAGATTAAATATCTACGTGTgacaaaatatgtaagttgaaCTATACTGCCAGAAAATCCTAAATGAGTGCCATTGCTTAACACCAGACTGCTCAATCTTAGTTATTAATTTTGAATACTGTGCTTAGCTTGCAGAGTACAGACTTGATTTTGTGCAGGGAAAAATGGAATGAAAGCACGTACAAAAAAACGGAACAATGTATTTATGCTTGCTTTaatgattaaaaaaatatttctttGCAAGAAAGAGACGAGAACAAATCCCCCTCCAAGCCCTCCATGCAGGGCCAGAGGAAAACAAACAATAACGGCCACCATTTTCACACTGAACTGATGACAGGTGTGTCAAGATAAGATGAGGTAAATGTTTTGAGGAAAGAATAAAAAAGGCACAATTTACAATCAACCGTGCCAAATAAATTCACAATATTAATAATTATAACAAAATAATAATTACATCAACATAACGGCATTAGAAAAAATATGCAACAAAAAATACATACCGATTTTATAATACAAGGCAACACTTCCTAAGGTTATGTACATGTCAAAGCCTGAAGTCCCACACCCTTGTTTCTCTCAAGTTCGGGGTGTGTTAGGTTAGTTAACAGTTTATACATGGAGCAGGTATGCTGAAGGTGGCACAGCATATAACATCAAACCACCAACACCGTGGCAACGTCAGAGAAAGCTCCTATCTGaccaccagacaggagacacacagtttGGAGGGGCCGATGCAGTCGTCGTGGCAGAAGGCCCCGCAGCCCTGGCACATGATCATGGCCTTGAGGCGGCACGAGCACTTGAGCGCCACTTCCTCAGCGGCGCTGTCTGCGAACGCCTGGATGCTGAGTGTGGCGCTCTGGCTAGCGCTGTGGCGCTGACGCAGCTGCAGGACGCCGTCAGCGATGCTCCTCGAGAAGCCGCTGCCGTCCACCACAGACACGTTGGCCGTGTAGCTAAAACCGGGCACCGCCACGCCGCCCTGCTTAGGCAGCTTTCCGTAGAgctggaaagggagggagggggaagatgAGTAATGAGCTTTGCTCTGCGCCTCCTTCTTAGCCATGCGGGCTAAGGACATCTCCATGTTCAGCAGTCCTTCCATAGCCCCTCCTCCAGTCAGGTAACCGTCCATAGAGTTCACTGCCTCCTTTTTGGTGACCACCACACCTGGCCCACCGCCTGCCATGGGGCCAGAGGGGGAGGTTTTGGCAAGAGTTTGGCAAGAGGGCCGGGAGGTGACCTCGCTCTTCACAGGCGAGAGCTGCTGTTGGTGTGGAGGGTGGGGTTTGGAAGGGTGCCAGTTGATCTTGACGGTGGGGACAACGTCAGAGAGGCCGAAGTTGCTGTGCGGGGGCGATGGGGCATCCGGGGTGGTCCGCGGCTGAGTGAAGTTGTGGTGCCTCTCTGGAGACTCTCTGATGACGGCCGACTCCTGGGAGTTGCGTCTGGAGGAAGAGGACGAAGAAGAGAGGGATGTAATGACGGGCACGGCCCCGGGGGGCACGGCGCCAGCTGGCTGCTGGGAGAGATACTGCTGCATGGCCGTGGCCCGAGAGGAGGCCTCCTCCAGCAGGCAGGCCATGCGGGAGGGTACTGTGCCTGGGGGAGAGGACGCAAAGCTCCGGCCTGCTCCAGGGGAGCCTCCTCGGCCAGCAGGGGACTTCTGCTGGTTCTGAGAGGACAACTCGGGGACCAGCGACTCCATCGTACCAGACTCTGGGGGACCCCTGAAGCGAGTGCCTGGGATCCTGGTCTGCTGCTGCCGGCTGAGCTGGGACTGGGGGCCTGACTGAAGCCCCTCTGGCAGGCGGTTGATCTCCAGCTTGCTAGCCGAGTGCGTCTGCGGCAGGACTTTCTCCAGCGGGAGGCTGCCTTGGAGCAGCTGGGTGACCAGAGGGTTGTTGGCCTCCACTGTAGACACAGGCCGGGCTGAACTAGGGAGCCTCTTGCAGCTAGCGGTGTGGGAGGGATTCAGCCCCAGCCTACAGTCCTCATCAGCCAAGCACCGGCTAGATGCTTTGTAGTCTTCCATGGGGTCTGTTTTGTGCCCCCTCTGGGCTTTGGGGTGCGGCGCAGCGATAGCTTGTTGGTCTGGGTGGGGAGTGCGTCCAGGATTCTGCGGCTTTTGTCCCGGCTGCAAGAGACTCTGGTTGGGCAGGCCGTTGGGGAAGCAGGGCTGGATGACCGTCTGGCTGTGGCCGTGCTGGTTGGACACATGGGCCTGGATGACCGGCTGCTGGTTCTGCTGTGAAGGGGGACTGCAGATCACAGGCTGGCCATGGGCCTTCTGAGACAGCCTTTGGAGGTGCTGGATGTTGCCGTTGCACTGAGCGGGCAGGTGGTGGCGCCATGTGCTCAGGTGGGGCTCCTCCTCCTGGCTCTCGTTCTCACAGTCGGAGGCCGTCTCAGTGGAGTCGCTGTGAAGCCCTGCGTCGTCCTCTCTGACTGAGGGTGGGAgacgagggagggaggctgtctctctctccctccccggggGCTCCGACTGCTGCCTTTCGCCCTGGATGCGGCTCTCTCTAGCTGGGGTGGGGGGGTTCTCCTGTGGACCCACGTGGTGGGAACCATGCTGGATgacaccccctcccccccccctggcCTGCTCGGTGCCAGCCAGGGACCTGATCACATCCACTCCCTGGGCCCCGAACCTGGGCAGAGAATCTGGGATGGAGGTGGGTGCCAAGGGAccgctttgggtcgttgtcctgtcacAGTCGGCCCCCTCGCTTTGCCCTTGGAGGTGGCTGGACACAGACTCCAGCAGCTCTGCCTTGTCTGAGAGTCCGTTGGTGGTGCCTTTGactggtggtggtgttagtgtaGCCCCTTCCTCCCCACTCAGCTCCCCCAGCCGCTCCTCCTGGGTGGGTAGGGGTGGAGTGGGGGTCTGCGGGGGCTCTgaagaggacagggaggggttggaggaggtagacagggagggggATGAAGCAgctgtgtggggggtgggggtagaggagggcTCTACATTGGACAGCTGTAGTTGTGTTCCAGGCGGATGAGAGCCCGCAGGCGATCCCTGCTCCTCCacgcctcctgctcctcctcctcctcctcctggctCGACGGGTCCTGGGTGCTCTCGAGTTCGTCTTCCACTGCTGCGATCCGGTAGCCCAGAACCAGCCCTGCCCCCGCCGGGCCCTGGCCCGTCCCCAGTGGCTGCAACAGCAGCAGCGGCCTCGCGCTGGGCCCGGGCCTGCTGGGCGCGAGCTTTGATGTCCGCCAGGGTGCGCGCCCCCGTCCCCGTGCGCCGCAAGCCCTCGCCGGGGGGCACAATGCGGGGACAGATCTGGTAGGTTGGCGGCCCTTTGACCCAGGGCGGTTTGATTCTGGAGAGTTGAatctggagggacagagacaaGGAAAGCATATCAAATAGGGAATTTACCAAGGCCATATACAGGACATTAGCATGCATTGCTTGGCTAATAATCTCACACCGAAACCCAGAGTCAATCATCTCTATTGATTTACCATCTTCAGAGAAAGAAGTTGGTCTTTGTCAAGTTGATTTGAAATGTTTTGTGGAGACAGAAATCACAAAATAATCAAACTTACTTTACAGATTGTGGACTCCAGGTCTTAGGGAATTGGGTGCCTGCCACTGCACCACTACA
It encodes the following:
- the LOC129830266 gene encoding protein-L-isoaspartate O-methyltransferase domain-containing protein 2-like isoform X2, yielding MGGAVSAGEDNDELIDNLKEAQYIRSDLVEQAFRAIDRADYYLEEFRDSAYKDLAWRHGNIHLSAPCIYSEVMEALDLQPGLSFLNLGSGTGYLSTMVGLILGPFGVNHGVELHQDVIEYAYQKLEFFIKTSDSFDRFEFCEPCFVMGNCLEIAPESGQYDRVYCGAGVQQEQEDYMKNLLKVEGILVLPLEEKLTKITRTGYNSWETKNIIAVSFAPLVLPKHRDNSKPKAVPLPTMFEVRTLQDLARISIRLTLKKTVAGPGLLPRRRLAHNGEQLRRAQHSGSTLLSNRYVFMSRLIPGPMDDNNRSDTEEEEEEGNCRILGEPEEEEEQEEEGEESREGGALLHEAPVNLLRERILGLPLPEPLKMYMLHYREK
- the LOC129830266 gene encoding protein-L-isoaspartate O-methyltransferase domain-containing protein 2-like isoform X1; amino-acid sequence: MFTSRIVATSIECLWGKTRSESVRMGGAVSAGEDNDELIDNLKEAQYIRSDLVEQAFRAIDRADYYLEEFRDSAYKDLAWRHGNIHLSAPCIYSEVMEALDLQPGLSFLNLGSGTGYLSTMVGLILGPFGVNHGVELHQDVIEYAYQKLEFFIKTSDSFDRFEFCEPCFVMGNCLEIAPESGQYDRVYCGAGVQQEQEDYMKNLLKVEGILVLPLEEKLTKITRTGYNSWETKNIIAVSFAPLVLPKHRDNSKPKAVPLPTMFEVRTLQDLARISIRLTLKKTVAGPGLLPRRRLAHNGEQLRRAQHSGSTLLSNRYVFMSRLIPGPMDDNNRSDTEEEEEEGNCRILGEPEEEEEQEEEGEESREGGALLHEAPVNLLRERILGLPLPEPLKMYMLHYREK
- the LOC129830266 gene encoding protein-L-isoaspartate O-methyltransferase domain-containing protein 2-like isoform X3, with the translated sequence MFMGENEKSTSLTISTETKSVRMGGAVSAGEDNDELIDNLKEAQYIRSDLVEQAFRAIDRADYYLEEFRDSAYKDLAWRHGNIHLSAPCIYSEVMEALDLQPGLSFLNLGSGTGYLSTMVGLILGPFGVNHGVELHQDVIEYAYQKLEFFIKTSDSFDRFEFCEPCFVMGNCLEIAPESGQYDRVYCGAGVQQEQEDYMKNLLKVEGILVLPLEEKLTKITRTGYNSWETKNIIAVSFAPLVLPKHRDNSKPKAVPLPTMFEVRTLQDLARISIRLTLKKTVAGPGLLPRRRLAHNGEQLRRAQHSGSTLLSNRYVFMSRLIPGPMDDNNRSDTEEEEEEGNCRILGEPEEEEEQEEEGEESREGGALLHEAPVNLLRERILGLPLPEPLKMYMLHYREK